In Ancalomicrobiaceae bacterium S20, the following proteins share a genomic window:
- a CDS encoding GtrA family protein: MTPTTAAPANDWTARLKRYASFAISGGVGFTVDVGMLNVLAVGFGMNAYFARVIAIGCAMMATWQINRRVTFRDRVKRGSARDLASEGGRYIAVALVSAVVNWGVYAATIRAVPVAAPWLGNALGELLPTFGAVVGSGVAMLVSYYGYSRFAFRPH, from the coding sequence ATGACCCCTACGACCGCCGCCCCCGCCAACGACTGGACCGCGCGCCTCAAGCGATACGCGAGCTTCGCGATCAGCGGCGGGGTCGGTTTCACCGTCGATGTCGGCATGCTGAACGTGCTCGCGGTCGGCTTCGGGATGAACGCCTATTTCGCCCGTGTCATCGCGATCGGCTGCGCGATGATGGCGACCTGGCAGATCAACCGGCGCGTCACGTTCCGCGACCGGGTCAAGCGCGGCTCCGCCCGCGACCTCGCCAGCGAAGGTGGCCGGTATATCGCCGTCGCGCTCGTCTCGGCGGTGGTCAACTGGGGCGTCTATGCCGCGACCATCCGTGCGGTCCCGGTCGCCGCGCCCTGGCTCGGCAACGCGCTCGGCGAATTGCTGCCGACTTTCGGCGCCGTGGTCGGCTCGGGCGTGGCGATGCTCGTTTCTTATTACGGATACTCGCGTTTCGCCTTCCGCCCGCACTGA
- the lepA gene encoding translation elongation factor 4, whose product MTTPLDTIRNFSIVAHIDHGKSTLADRLIQHTGGLQSREMVEQVLDNMDIERERGITIKAQTVRLNYTANDGKTYVLNLMDTPGHVDFAYEVSRSLAACEGSLLVVDASQGVEAQTLANVYKAMEANHEIVPILNKVDLPAADVDRVKAQIEEVIGIDASDAVPISAKTGLGIPDVLEAIVTRLPPPKGDETKPLKAMLVDSWYDTYLGVVVLVRVVDGILKKGQKIRMMGTGATYEVERVGVFTPKLKDVGELGPGEVGAITASIKEVADTRVGDTITDDRRPTEEMLPGFKPAQPVVFCGLFPVDAADFEDLRAAVGKLRLNDASFTYEMETSAALGFGFRCGFLGLLHLEIIQERLEREFNLDLIATAPSVVYQMHLTDGSDIEMHNPVDMPEVTKIEEIKEPWIRATIMTPDEYLGSVLKLCQDKRGVQADLSYAGSRAMVVYDLPLNEVVFDFYDRLKSVSKGYASFDYEMTDYKVSDLVKMQILVNGEPVDALSMLVHRTRAESRGRAICEKLKDVIPPHMFQIPVQAAIGGRIIARETIRALRKDVTAKCYGGDATRKRKLLEKQKEGKKRMRQFGKVEIPQEAFIQVLKVED is encoded by the coding sequence ATGACCACGCCGCTCGACACCATTCGCAACTTCTCCATCGTGGCCCACATCGACCACGGCAAGTCGACGCTCGCCGATCGCCTGATCCAGCACACCGGCGGTCTGCAGAGCCGCGAGATGGTGGAGCAGGTGCTCGACAACATGGACATCGAGCGCGAGCGCGGCATCACCATCAAGGCGCAGACCGTCCGGCTGAACTACACCGCCAACGACGGCAAGACCTATGTCCTCAATCTGATGGACACGCCCGGCCACGTCGACTTCGCCTACGAGGTGTCGCGGTCGCTCGCCGCCTGCGAGGGCTCGCTGCTGGTGGTCGACGCCTCGCAGGGCGTCGAGGCGCAGACGCTCGCCAACGTCTACAAGGCGATGGAAGCCAATCACGAGATCGTGCCGATCCTGAACAAGGTCGATCTGCCGGCCGCCGACGTCGACCGCGTCAAGGCGCAGATCGAGGAGGTGATCGGCATCGACGCGTCGGATGCGGTGCCGATCTCGGCCAAGACCGGCCTCGGCATCCCGGACGTGCTCGAGGCGATCGTGACGCGCCTGCCGCCGCCCAAGGGCGACGAGACCAAGCCGCTCAAGGCCATGCTGGTCGACAGCTGGTACGACACCTACCTCGGCGTCGTCGTGCTCGTGCGCGTGGTCGACGGCATCCTGAAGAAGGGCCAGAAGATCCGCATGATGGGCACCGGCGCCACCTACGAGGTGGAGCGGGTCGGCGTGTTCACGCCGAAGCTCAAGGATGTCGGCGAGCTCGGCCCCGGCGAGGTCGGCGCGATCACCGCCTCGATCAAGGAAGTCGCCGACACCCGCGTCGGCGATACGATCACCGACGATCGCCGCCCGACCGAGGAGATGCTGCCGGGCTTCAAGCCGGCGCAGCCGGTGGTGTTCTGCGGCCTGTTCCCGGTCGATGCGGCGGACTTCGAAGACCTGCGCGCCGCCGTCGGCAAGCTGCGTCTCAACGACGCGAGCTTCACCTACGAGATGGAGACCTCCGCGGCGCTCGGCTTCGGCTTCCGCTGCGGCTTCCTCGGCCTGCTGCATCTGGAGATCATCCAGGAGCGGCTCGAACGCGAGTTCAACCTCGATCTGATCGCGACCGCGCCGTCGGTCGTCTATCAGATGCACCTGACCGACGGCTCCGACATCGAGATGCACAATCCGGTCGACATGCCGGAAGTGACCAAGATCGAGGAGATCAAGGAGCCGTGGATCCGGGCGACGATCATGACGCCCGACGAATATCTCGGCTCGGTCCTGAAGCTCTGCCAGGACAAGCGCGGCGTCCAGGCCGACCTGTCCTATGCCGGCTCGCGCGCGATGGTCGTCTACGACCTGCCGCTGAACGAAGTGGTGTTCGACTTCTACGACCGGCTGAAGTCGGTCTCGAAGGGCTATGCTTCGTTCGACTACGAGATGACCGACTATAAGGTCTCCGATCTCGTGAAGATGCAGATCCTGGTCAACGGCGAGCCGGTCGACGCGCTGTCGATGCTGGTGCACCGGACCCGCGCCGAGAGCCGCGGCCGTGCCATCTGCGAGAAGCTCAAGGACGTGATCCCGCCGCACATGTTCCAGATCCCGGTCCAGGCCGCGATCGGCGGCCGGATCATCGCGCGCGAGACCATCCGCGCGCTGCGCAAGGACGTGACGGCCAAGTGCTACGGCGGCGACGCCACCCGCAAGCGCAAGCTTCTGGAAAAGCAGAAGGAAGGCAAGAAGCGCATGCGGCAGTTCGGAAAGGTCGAGATCCCGCAGGAGGCCTTCATCCAGGTGCTGAAGGTCGAGGACTGA
- the irrA gene encoding iron response transcriptional regulator IrrA: MRKTAEEARVATKGPCVTSLLRRAGLRPTRQRIALAALLYNRGHRHVSAEALFEEAVLAKVPVSLATIYNTLHQFTEAGLLRELAVDGAKSYFDTNVSDHHHFFVEGENAMMDIPADAVAIDLLPTPPEGMEIVRVDVLVRVRRKRQ, from the coding sequence ATGCGGAAAACGGCGGAAGAGGCGCGTGTGGCGACCAAGGGGCCGTGCGTGACGAGCCTGTTGCGGCGTGCCGGTTTGCGCCCGACCCGTCAGCGCATCGCGCTCGCCGCGCTGCTCTACAATCGCGGCCATCGCCACGTTTCGGCCGAGGCGCTGTTCGAGGAGGCGGTGCTCGCCAAGGTGCCGGTGTCGCTGGCGACCATCTACAACACGCTGCACCAGTTCACCGAAGCCGGCCTCCTGCGCGAGCTCGCGGTCGACGGCGCCAAGTCCTATTTCGACACCAACGTGTCCGACCATCATCACTTCTTCGTCGAAGGCGAGAACGCGATGATGGACATCCCCGCCGACGCCGTCGCCATCGATCTGCTGCCGACCCCGCCCGAGGGGATGGAGATCGTGCGCGTCGACGTGCTGGTCCGGGTGCGCCGCAAGCGCCAGTGA
- a CDS encoding radical SAM protein produces MTEPKVLMVFPRFVQNSFWSMQATVDLWGAKCTAPPLGMITLAALLPREWNIRLVNRNAETLTEADLAWADVIMTGGMLPQRADTLTIIDIAKRAGKPVVVGGPDPMSCPEVYEAADFRVLGEAEGLIDQFIDAWRRGDRSGTYTIAKFSADVTKSPVPRFDLLKLEHYLYVGVQFSRGCPFNCEFCDIIELYGRVPRSKTNEQMLAELQAIYDLGYRGHVDFVDDNLIGNKKALRRFLPALEEWQRERGYPFAFSTEASLNLADDGALLDMLKACNFFAVFVGIESPDEATLVSTQKKQNTRRSLAESVHRIYQAGIFVIAGFIVGFDTEREGSADEMIECIRATSIPVAMVGLLTALPNTQLRRRLEAEGRMLPDPEEIPADQCTGGLNFLPLRPRREILIDYQKILQAAYEPEAFFERVRVVGRNLGRPTYHIKIYPRLLLRDLRLFCKLIWKFTVTMPHLRKPFWRALMDTARHNPRAVEFTVMIMAMYLHLGPFAQTVLGTLDEMIAEIDRRPEPEPIPQLDPDRPKLKVAVH; encoded by the coding sequence ATGACCGAGCCCAAAGTCCTGATGGTCTTTCCGCGCTTCGTCCAGAATTCGTTCTGGAGCATGCAGGCGACGGTCGACCTGTGGGGTGCGAAATGCACCGCGCCGCCGCTCGGGATGATCACGCTGGCGGCGCTGCTGCCGCGCGAATGGAACATCCGGCTCGTCAATCGCAATGCCGAGACGTTGACCGAGGCGGACCTCGCCTGGGCCGACGTGATCATGACCGGCGGCATGCTGCCGCAGCGCGCCGATACGCTGACGATCATCGATATCGCCAAGCGCGCCGGCAAGCCGGTCGTGGTCGGCGGACCCGATCCGATGTCGTGCCCGGAGGTCTATGAGGCGGCCGATTTCCGCGTGCTCGGCGAGGCGGAAGGTCTGATCGACCAGTTCATCGACGCCTGGCGGCGCGGCGACCGGTCCGGCACCTACACGATCGCGAAATTCTCCGCCGACGTGACCAAGAGCCCGGTGCCGCGCTTCGACCTCCTGAAGCTCGAGCACTATCTCTATGTCGGCGTGCAGTTCTCGCGCGGCTGCCCGTTCAACTGCGAATTCTGCGACATCATCGAGCTCTACGGCCGCGTGCCGCGCTCGAAGACCAACGAGCAGATGCTGGCCGAGCTGCAGGCGATCTACGATCTCGGCTATCGCGGCCATGTCGACTTCGTCGACGACAACCTGATCGGCAACAAGAAGGCGCTGCGCCGGTTCCTGCCGGCGCTCGAGGAATGGCAGCGCGAGCGCGGCTATCCCTTCGCCTTCTCGACCGAGGCGTCGCTGAACCTCGCCGACGACGGCGCGCTGCTCGACATGCTGAAGGCCTGCAATTTCTTCGCGGTCTTCGTCGGCATCGAGAGCCCGGACGAAGCGACGCTGGTCTCGACCCAGAAGAAGCAGAACACGCGCCGCAGCCTTGCGGAGAGCGTGCACCGCATCTATCAGGCCGGCATCTTCGTGATCGCGGGCTTCATCGTCGGTTTCGACACCGAACGCGAAGGCTCGGCCGACGAGATGATCGAGTGCATCCGCGCGACCTCGATTCCGGTCGCGATGGTCGGTCTCCTGACCGCGCTGCCGAACACGCAACTGCGCCGGCGGCTCGAGGCCGAGGGCCGCATGCTGCCGGATCCGGAGGAGATCCCGGCCGACCAGTGCACCGGCGGCCTCAACTTCCTGCCGCTCCGGCCGCGCCGCGAGATTCTGATCGACTACCAGAAGATCCTGCAGGCCGCCTACGAGCCGGAGGCATTCTTCGAGCGCGTGCGCGTCGTCGGCCGCAACCTCGGCCGGCCGACCTACCACATCAAGATCTACCCGCGCCTGCTCCTGCGCGACCTCCGGCTGTTCTGCAAGCTGATCTGGAAGTTCACCGTGACCATGCCGCATCTGCGCAAGCCGTTCTGGCGCGCGCTGATGGACACCGCGCGGCACAACCCGCGCGCGGTCGAGTTCACGGTCATGATCATGGCGATGTACCTCCACCTCGGCCCCTTCGCGCAGACCGTACTCGGCACGCTCGACGAGATGATCGCCGAGATCGACCGCCGGCCCGAGCCGGAGCCGATCCCGCAGCTCGACCCGGATCGGCCGAAGCTCAAGGTGGCGGTGCACTGA
- the fabA gene encoding 3-hydroxyacyl-[acyl-carrier-protein] dehydratase FabA, with translation MADRRSSFEYEDLLACGRGELFGMGNAQLPLPPMLMFDRISEISETGGEHGKGCVRAELAIRPDLWFFPCHFQGDPVMPGCLGLDALWQMVGFFLGWLGSPGRGRALAVGEVKFTGQVLPTVKTVEYGVDFKRVMRSKLVLGIADGWVKADGVEIYRASDLKVGLFQT, from the coding sequence ATGGCAGACCGCCGCTCGAGTTTCGAATACGAAGATCTTCTGGCCTGTGGGCGCGGGGAGCTGTTCGGAATGGGCAATGCCCAGTTGCCGCTGCCCCCGATGCTGATGTTCGACCGCATTTCCGAGATTTCGGAGACGGGCGGAGAGCACGGCAAGGGCTGTGTGCGCGCCGAACTCGCGATCCGGCCGGATCTCTGGTTCTTCCCCTGCCACTTCCAGGGCGACCCCGTGATGCCGGGCTGCCTCGGCCTCGATGCGCTGTGGCAGATGGTCGGTTTCTTCCTCGGCTGGCTCGGCTCGCCGGGCCGCGGCCGGGCGCTGGCAGTCGGCGAGGTGAAGTTCACCGGTCAGGTGCTGCCCACGGTCAAGACGGTCGAATACGGCGTCGACTTCAAGCGCGTCATGCGCTCGAAGCTGGTGCTCGGCATCGCCGACGGCTGGGTGAAGGCCGACGGCGTGGAGATCTATCGCGCGAGCGACCTGAAGGTCGGTCTGTTCCAGACCTGA
- the fabB gene encoding beta-ketoacyl-ACP synthase I, translating to MRRVVVTGMGIVSSIGNDTQEVVASLREARSGIVRADKYAELGFRCQVHGAPTLNAEEVVDRRAMRFHGGGTAWNHVAMEQAIRDSGLEANEISNERTGIIMGSGGPSTRAIVEAADITREKGSPKRVGPFAVPKAMSSTASATLATWFKIKGVNYSISSACSTSAHCIGNAAEQIILGKQDVVFAGGCEDLDWTLSSLFDAMGAMSSKYNDTPATASRAYDKNRDGFVIAGGAGVLVMEELEHAKARGARIYGELVGYGATSDGHDMVAPSGEGAMRCMRQALATVKTPIDYINPHATATPIGDLKEIEAIRAVFGDKIPPISATKSLTGHSLGAAGVQEAIYSLLMLGNDFICESAHIQELDPDFADIPIVRNLVDGAKLETVLSNSFGFGGTNATLVFQRYAA from the coding sequence ATGAGACGCGTGGTCGTGACGGGCATGGGGATCGTCTCCTCGATCGGGAACGATACCCAGGAAGTCGTCGCATCGCTCCGGGAAGCGCGGTCGGGCATCGTCCGCGCCGACAAGTACGCCGAGCTCGGTTTCCGCTGTCAGGTGCACGGCGCGCCGACGCTGAATGCCGAGGAGGTCGTCGACCGCCGCGCGATGCGTTTCCACGGCGGCGGCACCGCCTGGAACCACGTCGCGATGGAGCAGGCGATCCGCGATTCGGGCCTCGAGGCGAACGAAATCTCCAACGAGCGCACCGGTATCATCATGGGCTCCGGCGGCCCGTCGACCCGCGCGATCGTCGAGGCGGCCGACATCACCCGCGAGAAGGGCAGCCCGAAGCGCGTGGGTCCCTTCGCGGTGCCGAAGGCCATGTCCTCGACCGCCTCGGCGACGCTCGCGACCTGGTTCAAGATCAAGGGCGTCAACTACTCGATCTCGTCGGCCTGCTCGACCTCGGCGCATTGCATCGGCAATGCGGCCGAGCAGATCATCCTCGGCAAGCAGGATGTCGTGTTCGCCGGCGGCTGCGAGGATCTCGACTGGACGCTGTCGTCGCTGTTCGATGCCATGGGCGCCATGTCGTCGAAGTACAACGACACGCCGGCGACCGCCTCGCGCGCCTATGACAAGAACCGCGACGGCTTCGTCATCGCCGGCGGCGCGGGCGTCCTCGTCATGGAGGAGCTCGAGCACGCCAAGGCGCGCGGCGCGCGCATCTACGGCGAGCTGGTCGGCTACGGCGCGACCTCGGACGGCCACGACATGGTGGCGCCGTCGGGCGAAGGCGCGATGCGCTGCATGCGCCAGGCGCTCGCCACCGTGAAGACGCCGATCGACTATATCAATCCGCATGCCACCGCGACGCCGATCGGCGATCTCAAGGAGATCGAGGCGATCCGTGCCGTATTCGGCGACAAGATTCCGCCGATCTCGGCCACCAAGTCGCTGACCGGCCATTCGCTCGGCGCAGCCGGCGTGCAGGAGGCGATCTATTCGCTGCTGATGCTCGGCAACGACTTCATCTGCGAATCGGCGCACATCCAGGAGCTCGATCCGGACTTCGCCGATATTCCGATCGTGCGGAATCTGGTCGACGGCGCCAAGCTCGAAACGGTTCTGTCGAACTCGTTCGGCTTCGGCGGCACCAATGCGACGCTGGTCTTCCAGCGCTACGCAGCGTAA
- the fabI gene encoding enoyl-ACP reductase FabI has product MSGLMNGKRGLVMGVANDHSIAWGIAKTLFDNGAELAFTYQGDAFGKRVKPLAASVGSKLLLPCDVEDVASVDAVFETLAKEWGKIDFLVHAVAFSDKNELKGRYADTTRENFVRTMVISCFSFTEIAKRAAAIMNPGGAMVTLTYGGATRVMPNYNVMGVAKAALESSVRYLAMDFGLDDIRVNAISAGPVRTLAGAGVSDARLMFNYQKRNSPLGRTVGIEEVGGTALYLLSNLSSGVTGEIHFVDSGYNIVSMPRLEELKVQERRESEEAATVQSAAE; this is encoded by the coding sequence ATGTCCGGACTGATGAATGGCAAACGCGGCCTCGTCATGGGTGTCGCCAACGACCATTCGATCGCCTGGGGCATTGCCAAGACACTGTTCGACAACGGCGCCGAACTGGCCTTCACCTACCAGGGCGATGCCTTCGGCAAGCGCGTGAAGCCGCTCGCGGCCTCGGTCGGCTCGAAGCTCCTGCTGCCCTGCGACGTCGAGGATGTCGCTTCGGTCGATGCGGTATTCGAGACGCTGGCGAAGGAGTGGGGCAAGATCGACTTCCTCGTTCACGCCGTCGCCTTCTCGGACAAGAACGAGCTCAAGGGCCGCTACGCCGATACGACCCGCGAAAACTTCGTCCGCACCATGGTGATCTCCTGCTTCTCGTTCACCGAGATCGCCAAGCGCGCCGCCGCGATCATGAACCCGGGCGGCGCCATGGTCACGCTGACCTATGGCGGCGCGACCCGCGTCATGCCGAATTACAATGTGATGGGCGTTGCCAAGGCCGCGCTGGAGTCCTCGGTTCGCTATCTCGCCATGGACTTCGGCCTCGACGACATCCGCGTCAACGCGATCTCGGCCGGACCGGTGCGCACGCTGGCGGGTGCCGGCGTCTCCGACGCGCGGCTGATGTTCAACTATCAGAAGCGCAACTCGCCGCTCGGCCGCACCGTCGGCATCGAGGAGGTCGGCGGCACCGCGCTTTATCTGCTGTCGAACCTGTCCTCGGGCGTGACCGGCGAGATCCACTTCGTCGATTCCGGCTACAACATCGTCTCGATGCCGCGCCTCGAGGAGCTGAAGGTGCAGGAGCGCCGCGAGAGCGAAGAGGCCGCGACCGTGCAGAGCGCCGCCGAGTGA
- a CDS encoding glycosyltransferase family 87 protein translates to MTHAIRAPRGPRLARLIEVGPVALAIVLIGIFLQAYVAWTPQATSPDNKVIVGQDYLSFYTAGRLGLTSEPWRTYDRSSHEAMQRQVSLEVKGAAPDGAPPKQGGYVWFGYPPTYLTVVTPFAALPYVVALHVFLAATALVFGLAVWTILRSWKAVLFAFAYPGAMCAFVFGQNAFLTAGFIGLALAVLPRAPLVAGLLIGALCIKPQLGLVFPVIFLATGRARAFSGAVLGVAISIGLTLVLFGPETWRAWVAYSELSRAQLLENSVVGFGKMQSVFAVARYFGSGVGGAYALQAGVALVVAALVARLWRSEAAYEVKAAAAIAATLMMTPFCLVYDLLVLIPAIAFLTRAGLRDGFAPGEPWLLGLIATTPVVATLSFEAPSFVAGPIGVAVLFGWCLWRGRARVPAGTEIPASA, encoded by the coding sequence ATGACGCATGCGATCCGGGCGCCGCGCGGTCCCCGTCTGGCCCGGCTGATCGAGGTCGGCCCGGTCGCGCTCGCGATCGTGCTGATCGGCATCTTTCTGCAGGCCTATGTCGCCTGGACGCCGCAAGCGACCTCACCGGACAACAAGGTCATCGTCGGCCAGGACTACCTGAGCTTCTACACAGCCGGCCGCCTCGGCCTGACGTCCGAGCCCTGGCGAACCTACGATCGGTCGAGCCACGAGGCGATGCAGCGGCAGGTCTCGCTGGAGGTGAAGGGCGCTGCGCCCGACGGCGCGCCGCCGAAGCAGGGCGGCTACGTCTGGTTCGGCTATCCGCCGACCTACCTGACCGTGGTGACGCCCTTCGCGGCGCTTCCCTATGTCGTGGCGCTGCATGTCTTTCTCGCCGCTACAGCCTTGGTGTTCGGCCTCGCGGTCTGGACGATCCTGCGCTCGTGGAAGGCGGTGCTGTTCGCCTTCGCCTATCCGGGGGCCATGTGTGCCTTCGTGTTCGGCCAGAACGCCTTCCTGACCGCGGGGTTCATCGGCCTCGCGCTCGCCGTCCTGCCGCGCGCGCCGCTCGTCGCCGGGCTCCTCATCGGCGCGCTCTGCATCAAGCCGCAGCTCGGGCTGGTCTTCCCGGTCATTTTCCTTGCGACCGGCCGCGCCCGCGCCTTCTCCGGCGCGGTGCTCGGCGTCGCGATCTCGATCGGCCTGACGCTCGTCCTGTTCGGGCCGGAGACCTGGAGGGCCTGGGTCGCCTATTCGGAGCTGAGCAGGGCGCAACTGCTCGAGAACAGCGTCGTCGGCTTCGGCAAGATGCAGAGCGTCTTCGCGGTCGCGCGCTATTTCGGCAGCGGCGTCGGCGGCGCCTATGCGCTGCAGGCCGGCGTCGCGCTGGTCGTGGCGGCGCTGGTCGCGCGGCTGTGGCGCTCCGAGGCGGCTTACGAGGTGAAGGCCGCGGCGGCGATCGCGGCGACGCTCATGATGACGCCGTTCTGCCTTGTCTACGACCTGCTCGTGCTGATCCCGGCGATCGCGTTCCTGACGCGCGCGGGCCTGCGCGACGGGTTCGCTCCGGGCGAACCCTGGCTTCTCGGCCTGATCGCGACGACGCCCGTGGTCGCGACGCTCTCCTTCGAGGCGCCGAGCTTCGTCGCCGGCCCGATCGGTGTCGCGGTGCTGTTCGGCTGGTGCCTGTGGCGGGGCAGGGCGCGCGTACCCGCGGGCACGGAGATACCCGCCTCTGCCTGA